The segment cGTATTGAGGGGAGAATGGATAGGGCCATGTATTGCAAGATTTTGGCCATCCTCCTTCCCTCAGTAAGAGTATTGAAGATGGGTCATGGCTGGGTCTTCCAGCATTAAAATGACCCCAAACGCACAGCCAGGGCAACTAAGGTCTGGGTCCGTAAGAAGCATTTTaaagtcctggagtggcctagccagtctacAGTCCTGAACCCAATAGAAACTCCATGTTactcagcgacagccccgaaacctgaaaGTTTTGGAGAAGACCTGTATGGAGAAGTGGGCCAAAAcccctgcagtgtgtgcaaacctggtcaagaactacaggaaacgtctgacctctgtaattgtaaacaaaggtttctgtACTAAATATTAAGTTCTATTTTTCTActgtatcaaatacttatttaatgcaataaaatggaaaattatttggatttttttttttttttttttttagattcagtCTCTCACAGTTAAGGTGTACCTATGATGAAAATGACAGATCTCTCCATTCTTTGTAAGTGGGAAACCTTGAAAAATCGGCTatgtatcaaatacttatttgccccACTGTATGTAAATATCATTGAAAGCTGTATGCAAAAATAATATCCACTGTGATGAAGATAAATCTTGCTGTAATCTGGCCTGTTATTAGTAGAGAGTATTTTATTCTAATATTGCATTCATCACTATTTCCTCTTGATGCTGCAAATCCTTCCTCTCTGCAAAATAATTCAACACAAAATCATTCACTGAGCTCTCATGACTAAAGAGTTTGTCACAGATCAATGTGAATCATCTCAAAAACTCACCAGCTCTTCTTGCACAGATGATCTGAAGAAGAATCACAGTAGGAGCAGCAAACACTGCAAACTCAACAATAATCACAATCACTGCAGGAAAGATGTGTGGACAGATGATAGACACAATCAAGAAATAAAAAAGTCAATCTGTGAAACTGTGAATAAAATCAAAGGTATAAAACAACGAACAATGCAAAGACATACCGTACCTCTGAATAATGATCCAGAAGTTCTGACTTCAGTTGCTGCTGGATCTGTGATCATGtttgttagttcagttcaaacATAATGAACATATAAACCAAACATCATCAGCATCACATTATACTTGAGCTGTACATCACAGAAATGATAAATTAACTCTCACTGCTTCATGAGTCCATCATCTAATATCACGTTATTTCAATCTCAAGGTGTTAGGAGGAAACTGATGGTTGCCATTTaccaaaaataaatctaatgccactaaaataatgtgttttaaaagaACAGGTAGCTAAATGCTGTTATTATCGCTGGTTTCCATGTTCGtggagtaaatatttttactcAGCTTTTTAAAAACAATGGGTAGCCGGTGTTTTATATGTGTTTAGTCAATCAGCATACACTTACATCACTGATAGTTCCTGTAGAACTGATTTAGACCCTACTCTGAAGTAGAAGCTAATTTAATTCCCCCAAACGCAGTTCCTAGAACTAAATGCGTTCCTAGTTTCCTGTGGTGTGAACACTCCAAAAACTGTGCAACTGTGCACACACTGCCAacaaacatttatgttcaaacaaaatgtaaaaagtaaattttgtaaataaaaaaaaaagtaaataaaatttgAACATTAACCCTTACatgcatacctcgggtctttagcAACCCGGGACATCACAGTCCTATTTTTTGAAGTTTGACGTTAACTTTCATAGTATTCTTCAATCTAtccattataaacaatataacaaaaaCCTTAAAATGTACTTACACTATTACCACTattacactttttacaaaaacaaatatataggTCAGTACAGTTTCCCTTAAAAAGCATAATATAACACTTAATTTTCATCTCTTTCAATttaacttaaaggtgccatagaatggaaaactgtatttaccttggcatagttgaataataacagttcagtacatggacatgacatacagtgagtctcaaacaccatcgtttcctcctccttatataaatcgttaatagttacacccccaacatttgcatcgcccaatcattagtaacgtcagtacatcagtaaaataaggagagccactgaagggacatggttagcttaattctaacgctagcctgttacattgcactTAACACAtaaaaggagagatgactgcgctgatgatggcaaatgatttacagatcctgagcatcactaacttGTGGGGTAAGTACTTGAGTCGCTGCAGTATaaggttacacagagcacatgtgatCACAGTAAAATGTAGcggattcaaaatggcagattcaacaaaccacatattaaaagtggctagagctccgtaattaaatatatatttcctccacgtgccagctattgagatgagcagctctgtgaaacagccaatcagagcagagctcctcattaatattcatgaaccttccaaataaggcaataacagagcatttcattctaggaacAAAtcatagggttgtaaatggagttgtaaaacagtttctggatatttttttgccctttcctatgccatataccttctatgtagatatcagagaacaatttgaaatattgtttcaatgcattctatggcacctttaagtggCACCCAAAAGAGGATTCAGTCAAACTGACAACAGTGAACATTACTTTACTAAAATTATTTCACTGTACCTTGTTTAGAAGTTATTGCTGTCATTGGAGTTAATTTTGTGATGCTGACTTGAATCACTGCTGTCGCTAAATCAGCTTGAGCTGTAAATATTAATGTTTGTTCAGATGAATCATACCATTTCATACATCATACTAGTTTTTGCTGtcaagtttcatttttttttcattatttacagcAGCACTTGTTGGATTGTTAAACTTGATTTGAGTTTATTTTCTGTCAGACTAAAAGCTTCTTTTTTTACCTCAGAATGTTCTGCTTCATTGACATTGACAGTTCTTTGTGTAACTGACATTATACGGATATAAAATGATTGATGAGATTTTCTCACCTGAAATCCTGACAGTGTATGTGACTGAGGTCTTGACTTGATCTCTGTGAGTAACTTCACATCTCCACTCTCTGTTGTCATCTTCATTCAGGAGTGTTGTAGTCAGAGTATGGATACAGTGTCCTGGAGCTGATATCTGATATCTGGAGTCTGATATCGTCAGTTTAACACCAGCCTGATTCACCCAGAACAGCTGAATCCCCTTGGAATGGATCCAATCATCACAAGAGACATCAGCATATGAATTCAACTGACAGGAGAGAGTCATAGAGCTGCCCGGACTGATTTCCGTTTGTGAGGATAATGAAGAggctgaaacacaaaataacacacaaaTCACACACACTTTTCAATCATCATAGgagtttaaattaaatgttttctaCATTTTAAATTGATAATATAAACGTCAAATTACAGTGAAGAACATGCAGATAAACACGTGCATCAGATCCCCATTTTTGTCCATTCACTGTCCATTGTTGGCAGATGTAAAGTCCATAATCTTCCCTTGTGATGTTCTTGATGTACAGAGAGCAGTCAGACCCCAGACTCAGTCTCTCATATCTTTCTTTGTATGCATTCTTTTCCCCTAAACCAATCAGTTCAACTACTTTTGAACGACTGAATCTGTTCTCATAGTTCCATGTAGTTGATTTGCAGTCAGGAAGAGCATTATTACAGGGCAGACGGACATTTTCACCAGAACTGATGAACACATGagcatcatccactccactggtaCCTGAAACACAAGAACATTTGAGTGATCATTATGTTAATAATACAACAATACAcagttcaaaataaaataaactatttttctTTATTAGAAAGCTGTTCAAATTGCTAATATTCTATTTATATGAAGATAATTCGGCATTAGATGTGAAACTGTCTCATTTTAGTGCATTCAGGAATAATGCAGTAAATAAGACGAGAATAAACTGAGCATGTTCAAATAAACTCTTTCCCAGACTAATTCCACTAAATTTATTGTAGAGAAAATACAGATTTCTTTACCTGTAAGAAGTGAAGAGAGAAAGATCAGTCCCATCAGACACTTGTCAgccattttctctttctgtcagtcTTCTTCTTCATGATATGCTTACGACTCTCTTTAAATACTATCAGCTCTTCCTGTTTGCTCACTTCCTCTCATCTGATTGGCTGAGTGTTTAATCCTGACACAAGCTGCATTTGACAGACACTGTATCACTGATCATATTCTGACAATGAACCaataatattagtgtttttttgttttctgttctcaCAACATTACCAGAGATATTTGTTCTGAATCTACCTGAACCATGAAACTCATGATTACTGATTTCAAAGATGCATTGAAACAAAAAAGTTATTTACATCACAATAAGTTAACATATAAAGGTAATTTCTTTGTTGTATTTCTGCAAATGATTATGATAACAGCGATTATGGAATCATTATTTAGTCAAACTAACTGTCTTTATGAAGTTTTACAGTGACCTTTTGCATCTATTTTAGACTCAAGGCTTACTTATAATGCTGAAATGCTGATCGTCATTCTACACTTTTGTAACTAAAATAGTGTATTAATAATAGTTGTAGCATTTAGGAGTTGTGATCTCATTGTAGAGTTTAACCACAGTAGAGCAGAGATCATTTCTGAACCAGAttaaactgataatgtgaaatGACATTTCCTCTTTTATCTTCAAATGGGCTGCTAACAATGGCTTACTTCGGCCTGTTCACTAAACATAAGATAAACCTAGTTTTAACTGAAATAACCAAACATGTAGTCactaatatttatttgaattgtattaaatttgacatttaaaaaaaaagacatttaaagaAACAAAGTGTCATCTGTTACTTGGTAGCATgtttaaactagggctgtcaatttAACGCATTAGTTATGGAAATGATTAACACACTTAACTTGCATAAGTCAGCTTCTATATTCATACACCAAAGAACAAAAGGATCTTTCCTCCGGTCTATATTGTTCCCAGTGGACCAAGTACTCCAGCCTGCCACTTCACCGGTGCATATCCAGACCATGACCTGGTAGACTGATGGTTGGTCAAAGATTTCAGGAGAAGAAGGTTTGTCCGGTTCAGTGGGTCCTGGTGCACAAGGAGAGTTTTGCTCTGCAGGGGTCAGTTTCTTGGAGTAGTGTGCGCAATGCTGGAAGCGTGGAGGCTCACCAAATTGTTTGGACAGCACAGCATCCACGTCCACAATGTAAAGGACGTTAAGATCTGGATGACGAAGGATGGGGGCTGTGCTGAAGGCCATCTTGAGTCCTTCAAAGGCTTTGTGGACGTTGGAGTTCCAGGACAGGGACTTGGACATTCCTCTGAGCATAGAGATCAATGGGGCAGTCTGGAGATGGAAACCTTGATGAAACGACGATAGAAATTAGCAAATTCCAGGATTCTTTGGAGCTCCTTTCCAGACTGTGGAAGTGGCCATTCTCCAGCTTGAGGTAGAGATGGTGTTGACGATGTTCGGCCAAgttccaggagtaaatcatttcCGGGAGTAATTCAGTATATCGTCAATATAGACGATAATAAAGCATTGGAGAAACTGTGGATGGTGAAATGCTGTGATGAATGCCATCTTCCACTCATAGTCTTCCTGGGGTCAAACGATGTTGTATGCACCCTGCAGGTCTATCTTGGGGAGATGCGTGCCCTGCCGAGTTCCTTAAGTGTGGCTGGGACCAGGGGAAGTGGATACACGAGCTTCACAGTCTGAGAGTTCAAAATTCAATAATCAATGCTTGGCCGCAAGCCCCGGTCCTTTTTGCCCACAAAGAAGAGACTCGAGGAGGCTGGCGAGGTGGAGGGTCTGATGAATCCCCGATGAAGAGCCTGCTGGATGTATTCCTCTATAGCCTTGCGCTCTGGGATGGACAGGGGGTATACTTTACCCTTGGGGAGTTTTGCTCCAGACAGCAGGTCGTGGCTGCCTGCTTGCTGAACACATCCTGCAACACCTCGTAATCAGATGGGATGGTGGGTGATTCTTGTGGTTCGGGACTTTCGATGTGTGTAGAAGCAATCTGTGCTGCAAGCTGTTTGGTGGGTGGCCTAGAAACAGCTAAGACACTCCAGCGAGTAACCTCacaagtagggctgtgcaatatatcgaacgatattgtgaggcacgtttagtcaatgaagccggtgctttgattagtagtaaatctccatcacgtgcgttccactcaggttccgctggagcggcaattgatacacagagacgtaaatctctgacaagctacgccatatcgagcttaatatcgcattcgatacTAAGAGCATTCGACATCacgagcggaacgcacgtgatggagatttactactaatcaaagcacaggcttcattgactaaacgcgcctcacaatatcgttcgatatattgcacagccctactcacAAGGGTCCCATCTGATTTCAGGTGGAGAATGAGCCAGGGGTATCCTAGAATGATGTCGAGAATGTACGAGTCGCAAGAATCCGCAGTAGTTGGTATGACATGGAAGGCGGCCCTGTAGTGGAACCAAACACTTCCTTGAAATGGTTAGTAAAAGCTTAATTTATGGTTCTGTTGGAGTTAATTATGGTACTGTTGGCTCTCTATATAACTTCTGCCTATAACAGTGCACTACCAGAGAGGAGAGAAATGAGAAACACTACCTTGGTCCACTCTGTGGTGAATTTCTGTGAAGAGCGCTACTTGAAGGAGGAAGCAACCACACTCAGCTGGGATGACTCCTCACACGAGGTGTCTGAGGAGGCTGTGACTGCGTGAGATCACCGACAACAAGAAACTGGATCTATCTTTTTATATTTCAGCCTTGTGTTCTACAGAATATATTTGATTGAGTTACTAACAAGAGAAACTCAGTTCACCTTTTTACttgtttttcatatatatatatatatatatatatatagagagagagagagagaaagagagagagagagagagagagagagagagagagcaaacagCCATTAAAGATGCATGCAAATATCTATAATATCATTAATATGAGGATACATTTTCAAAGATGCACACACAA is part of the Garra rufa chromosome 1, GarRuf1.0, whole genome shotgun sequence genome and harbors:
- the LOC141340397 gene encoding uncharacterized protein — its product is MADKCLMGLIFLSSLLTGTSGVDDAHVFISSGENVRLPCNNALPDCKSTTWNYENRFSRSKVVELIGLGEKNAYKERYERLSLGSDCSLYIKNITREDYGLYICQQWTVNGQKWGSDARVYLHVLHSSSLSSQTEISPGSSMTLSCQLNSYADVSCDDWIHSKGIQLFWVNQAGVKLTISDSRYQISAPGHCIHTLTTTLLNEDDNREWRCEVTHRDQVKTSVTYTVRISVIVIIVEFAVFAAPTVILLQIICARRAERKDLQHQEEIVMNAILE